One window from the genome of Hippoglossus hippoglossus isolate fHipHip1 chromosome 6, fHipHip1.pri, whole genome shotgun sequence encodes:
- the zgc:112052 gene encoding protein C19orf12 homolog, with protein sequence MCHRLNDVMRLCCELSANQQIQTTVRGSGKGAAAAGGLAFAGGLVGGPLGIAVGGAVGGLLGCWLTSGQFKPLPQILMELSPQQQQKLYEDLMVVLGDIQWTDVVQLSALVMGNAALKQQLTAALLGYVTKELQAEVHYVD encoded by the exons ATGTGTCATCGACTCAATGATGTCATGAGGCTGTGTTGTGAGTTATCTGCCAATCAGCAGATCCAGACCACGGTGAGGGGCTCGGGGAagggggcagcagcagccgggggCCTGGCCTTCGCCGGGGGGCTGGTCGGCGGTCCTCTGGGTATTGCAGTag gcggCGCCGTCGGAGGCCTCCTGGGCTGCTGGCTGACCAGTGGACAGTTCAAACCGCTGCCTCAGATCCTCATGGAGCTCagtcctcagcagcagcagaagcttTACGAGGACCTCATGGTCGTGCTGGGAGACATTCAGTGGACAGATGTGGTGCAGCTCTCCGCTCTGGTGATGGGCAACGCCgccctgaagcagcagctgacgGCCGCCCTGCTGGGATACGTTACCAAGGAGCTCCAGGCCGAGGTGCACTACGTGGATTAG